A portion of the Trichoplusia ni isolate ovarian cell line Hi5 chromosome 12, tn1, whole genome shotgun sequence genome contains these proteins:
- the LOC113499216 gene encoding serine/arginine repetitive matrix protein 1-like, whose translation MSDNEDLLGDDLGDQSLADYNLGNEEEEQLLADDYDNAVPQNVPSSLGPYREIDMVLPENSYNRGIEYSNTILPYEPPPETESVVPNVNVDVPDATMPQHTTYAPYEPPYEEHTVPPTMPAVPQESPQIVPSDINAPVPNIPIDGDLGGPRERFVSERPPGAQRLPQVRDIPDSLDKVVIPRGGARGRSVWRSAEFAARYPPHYRRYPHRGNFNQRLPYPPSQQLRSINNRPPRPESRPEMRPEMRPELRPEPHPEMRPDIRPNMRQEPPNIPQMGPEISPERPILPQELPMYRPNHPERPFYPRFQFRPNMEERPPFNQGRPNFEPRPPPVFFRPNFPPRQYAPPMREIVPNSTHMPQVTIRQALPGPSLEKPKDLPREPEVRMLPVALPPNLPPGGLAGKKVLINPHFKGNFQPPVDGLPVYIPTRIPKSPPLSPTIESKFGPVKDIDDAAERFIAEQRNALARAAIRKHARRSPQRYIENTTIEIENDLAHAHRPRSDDDDLLRRQEEFINANRAGLRRRMRSCSPPRRSPSPRRSPERRARHADEDTDYKRKMREQENLRERVLRAKEVRRRKNAVAMHKQLQEKEREPADKDKPAAAPPARAPEPARSHVPPPAAAAPAAAAAAAAAPAAAAAAPAAAAAAAPAPAAAAAPAAAAAAAVVENLTPPHNIAPKRESTERALTPPLPDKRTDSDDDLDLILGDIDGILSDDEDTGRFKDKTKESKKSEPPKSKPAVDLRSKLPPKPAEHKKPQRQKIVFEEKEEGKSKKKEKSPTRRAVVTSSTKTDENEPVTKKAKVKPKLDLTIKSRARITYDNKEQVEKDKDDDKTAFSNRRVILQRKAPKDKSVFSRIEVKTDPSKPNPGIFSRAVRTAIGTENTRIVINKKDEPQVQFESDSDLDEDTLLEDSGNTASVANLPHGMTDTRLKTLAGNEVQSLTLDKEDRTAKIIFKTTAAAESFKKKFNNKMVAASRLSVTLR comes from the exons ATGTCGGACAA TGAAGACTTGTTAGGTGACGATTTGGGCGATCAGAGCCTTGCTGACTACAACCTTGGCAATGAGGAAGAGGAACAACTCCTGGCCGACGACTATGATAACGCTGTGCCTCAAAATGTTCCTTCGTCTCTCGGGCCTTACCGAGAAATTGATATGGTTTTACCGGAGAATTCTTATAACCGAGGCATTGAATACAGCAACACG ATCTTACCATATGAGCCACCTCCGGAAACAGAATCAGTTGTTCCCAATGTAAACGTTGATGTTCCGGACGCAACTATGCCACAGCACACTACATATGCACCGTATGAACCACCATATGAAGAGCACACTGTTCCACCTACTATG CCAGCGGTTCCACAAGAGTCACCGCAAATTGTGCCGTCAGATATCAATGCACCTGTGCCAA ATATTCCAATAGATGGTGATTTGGGCGGCCCTCGCGAGCGGTTCGTGTCGGAGCGTCCGCCCGGCGCACAGCGACTTCCGCAAGTCAGGGATATACCAGACTCTTTGG ACAAGGTAGTGATCCcccgcggcggcgcgcgcgggcgcAGCGTGTGGCGCTCGGCGGAGTTCGCGGCGCGCTACCCGCCGCACTACCGCCGCTACCCGCACAGG GGCAACTTCAACCAACGCTTACCATACCCCCCATCACAACAACTACGATCTATTAACAATCGTCCTCCTCGGCCTGAAAGCCGGCCCGAAATGAGGCCTGAAATGAGGCCTGAGCTGAGGCCAGAGCCCCACCCCGAAATGAGGCCAGACATCCGCCCAAACATGCGACAAGAACCCCCCAATATACCCCAAATGGGTCCAGAAATATCCCCGGAGAGACCCATCCTACCTCAAGAGTTACCCATGTACAGGCCAAACCACCCAGAACGACCGTTCTACCCCCGATTCCAATTCAGACCTAACATGGAAGAGAGGCCTCCTTTCAACCAGGGCAGGCCTAACTTTGAGCCTAGACCACCGCCAGTGTTCTTCAGACCAAACTTCCCTCCAAGACAGTACGCGCCGCCGATGCGTGAGATAGTCCCCAACTCCACTCACATGCCGCAAGTGACGATACGGCAGGCCTTGCCGGGGCCCAGCCTGGAGAAGCCTAAGGACTTGCCGCGCGAGCCCGAAGTCCGCATGTTGCCGGTGGCCTTGCCGCCAAACTTGCCTCCGGGAGGTCTCGCCGGCAAGAAAGTGTTGATCAATCCACATTTCAAAGGAAACTTCCAGCCTCCTGTCGAtg GGCTGCCAGTCTACATACCGACGCGGATACCAAAGTCGCCGCCGCTCAGTCCCACGATTGAGAGCAAATTCG GTCCGGTGAAGGATATAGATGACGCCGCAGAACGCTTCATCGCTGAGCAGCGCAACGCGTTGGCGAGAGCGGCCATCAGGAAACACGCCAGGCGGTCGCCGCAGAG ATACATAGAGAACACAAccatagagatagagaatgacCTGGCTCACGCTCACCGGCCGCGCAGCGACGATGATGACCTGCTGCGGAGGCAGGAGGAGTTCATCAACGCGAATAGAGCCGGACTGCGGAGGAG GATGCGCTCGTgctcgccgccgcgccgctcgcCGTCGCCGCGCCGCAGCCCCGAGCGCCGCGCGCGCCACGCCGACGAG gaCACGGACTATAAGAGAAAAATGCGTGAACAAGAGAATTTACGTGAACGCGTATTGCGAGCGAAGGAGGTGCGACGCAGGAAGAACGCTGTAGCTATGCATAAACAACTACAGGAAAA AGAGCGTGAGCCAGCGGACAAGGACaagcccgccgccgcgccgcccgcgcgcgcccCCGAGCCCGCCCGCAGCCACGTGCCGCCGCCCGCTGCTGCTGCTCCtgccgctgctgctgctgctgctgctgctcctgccgctgctgctgctgctcctgccgctgctgctgctgctgctcctgCTCCTGCCGCTGCTGCTGCTCCTGCTGCTGCTGCCGCCGCTGCTGTAGTGG AAAACCTGACCCCTCCCCACAACATAGCGCCCAAGCGTGAGTCTACAGAGCGCGCGCTCACGCCGCCGCTGCCCGACAAGCGCACCGACAGCGACGACGACCTCGACCTCATCCTCGGGGACATCGACGGGATACTGTCCGATGACGAGGACACTGGGCGGTTCAAGGACAAAACTAAGGAGAGTAAGAA GTCGGAGCCACCAAAGTCCAAGCCTGCGGTGGACTTGAGGTCCAAGCTGCCGCCGAAGCCCGCTGAGCACAAGAAGCCGCAGCGACAGAAGATCGTCTTCGAGGAGAAAGAGGAGGGGAAATCTaagaaaaaag aaaAGTCCCCTACTCGTCGAGCGGTCGTCACGAGCTCGACTAAAACTGATGAAAATGAACCCGTAACTAAGAAGGCTAAG GTCAAACCCAAACTGGATCTAACTATTAAGTCCAGAGCGAGGATAACATATGATAATAAGGAG CAAGTCGAAAAAGACAAGGACGACGACAAAACAGCTTTCTCTAACCGCCGAGTGATCTTACAGAGAAAAGCACCAAAAGACAAATCAGTGTTCTCCCGGATCGAGGTCAAAACCGACCCGTCCAAACCCAACCCGGGCATATTCAGCCGCGCGGTACGCACCGCCATCGGTACTGAGAATACACGCATAGTCATCAACAAAAAAGACGAACCACAAGTACAGTTCGAGAGCGACAGCGACCTCGACGAGGACACGCTGCTCGAAGACTCGGGGAACACGGCCAGTGTGGCCAACTTGCCCCACGGAATGACCGATACGCGCCTCAAGACGCTGGCGGGAAATGAAGTCCAG AGTTTAACCCTGGACAAAGAAGACAGGACGGCTAAAATCATATTCAAGACGACTGCGGCTGCGGAAAGtttcaaaaagaaatttaataacaaaatggtGGCGGCGAGTCGTCTGTCCGTCACGCTACGCTGA
- the LOC113499236 gene encoding endoplasmic reticulum metallopeptidase 1-like isoform X2: MSANEDKPNFSRNRGISAVIYQISRKGKHLYEPVKSVPSTLLIVVLGVYLLLGYFTQLVEDSMPSVVRESSVARDDSITFSEEVAYRHLLRIVGDEPRVAGTLYHLNKTHDMKAIVDEVALQANQVVRTDWQFASGDYFHNSSASFVNIYQNASNIVALLEGESGFLPNGTIGSSILVNCHYDSVPYALGASDNAAFCAIMVETLTKMSRSKQKLKHNVVFLFNGAEENGLQASHAFLQHPWAEGVTAVINLDAAGMNGKPTIFQATDPRVLNAYSRSVPRPNAQGLAEFMFYSGIIPSDTDFRIWREFGNIQGIDIAFVKWAHVYHTRNDRPELLLPGVLQNAGDMLLALASRLADTPAMRDKVESTSEVYYDYLNVFLVSYSFPVSYAVDICIALFGLASVGYYVWLVGARKSTLVKLSYAAGGRLVSLLGGVLLVAVLVPLMILTTVQMRYLTQAWLVVPLYWLPYLLGALAAAQALDAWSQARGQHAQAHLLNVLLQHSSGLSRSLRCAQAQAGSRLLLVLSLLLLLCVPALTTLRYLFSAPLFIMAATSIISITILRYVTLQGWQHLILEVCLSSPALMFMCSLALRLNAQVLPIMSRSAGNYPDLTVAALNVGLAVLVAATVSGIELLFSRKHLWLVLSGVGAVCFVLMFIPFSPYDEDGISLQRHYWFHSEIVSYDISGNTTSRTSGIVVSKHDPYTSERVGPALAAAGVHLVSRDDFQADCEELVYCGLPLFRTSFGRYLKHALFLYTGGPAPFSPPAAFTTLSRECVGDTCSFSFLLTGANHNLVTLWPLPGVSVTSWSLSSAPSRSHSQRGRPVYVLYHSTATYSGEPVSMVINVTFNVPQSQQSQPIVEVSHHSHKIHHPQDYTDEYRNILQAMPRYFNIASFLSFRHNYVF; this comes from the exons gTGATCTACCAAATAAGTAGGAAAGGCAAGCACTTGTATGAGCCTGTCAAATct GTACCTAGCACATTATTGATAGTCGTCCTCGGCGTCTACCTGCTGCTGGGCTACTTCACTCAGCTGGTGGAAGACAGCATGCCCAGTGTCGTGCGAGAGTCCAGCGTGGCCAGAGAT GACTCGATCACATTCAGTGAGGAGGTTGCCTACCGCCACCTGCTCCGCATAGTGGGTGACGAGCCGCGAGTCGCGGGCACCTTGTACCATCTGAACAAGACACACGACATGAAGGCTATTGTCGATGAGGTCGCACTCCAGGCCAACCAGGTTGTGAGGACTGACTGGCAGTTTGCTAGTG GTGACTACTTCCACAATTCATCGGCATCCTTCGTCAACATATACCAGAATGCGTCCAACATTGTAGCGTTGTTAGAGGGAGAGAGCGGATTCCTGCCAAATGGGACAATAGGCAGCTCTATACTAGTCAACTGTCATTACGATTCTGTACCTTATGCTCTAG GTGCGTCAGATAACGCGGCGTTCTGCGCTATCATGGTGGAGACTCTGACTAAGATGTCTCGTAGCAAGCAGAAACTGAAACATAATGTAGTGTTCCTGTTTAACGGGGCCGAGGAGAACGGTCTACAG GCTAGTCACGCCTTCCTCCAACACCCGTGGGCGGAGGGAGTGACCGCGGTCATCAATCTGGACGCCGCGGGGATGAATGGGAAACCTACTATATTCCAG GCAACGGATCCTAGAGTACTAAACGCCTACAGCCGCTCGGTCCCGCGGCCGAACGCGCAGGGCCTGGCCGAGTTCATGTTCTACAGCGGGATCATACCCTCGGACACGGACTTCCGGATCTGGCGGGAGTTTGGAAACATACAAG GTATCGACATAGCGTTCGTGAAATGGGCTCACGTGTACCACACGCGCAACGACCGGCCCGAGCTCCTGCTGCCCGGAGTGCTGCAGAACGCGGGCGACATGCTGCTGGCGCTCGCCTCGCGCCTGGCCGACACGCCGGCCATGCGGGACAAG GTGGAGTCGACCTCTGAAGTGTACTACGACTACCTGAACGTGTTCCTGGTGTCGTACTCGTTCCCGGTCTCCTACGCCGTCGACATATGTATCGCACTGTTCGGACTCGCCAGCGTCGGCTACTACGTGTGGCTGGTTGGTGCCA GAAAGTCAACGCTAGTGAAGTTGTCGTACGCGGCGGGCGGGCGGCTGGTGTCGCTGCTGGGCGGAGTGCTGCTGGTGGCGGTCCTGGTGCCGCTCATGATCCTCACCACTGTGCAGATGCG TTACCTGACGCAGGCGTGGCTGGTGGTCCCGCTGTACTGGCTGCCCTACCTGCTGGGCGCGCTGGCGGCCGCGCAGGCGCTGGACGCCTGGAGCCAGGCGCGCGGACAACACGCGCAGGCGCATCTGCTCAACGTTCTGCTGCAACACTCC AGCGGTCTGTCCCGCTCGCTCCGCTGCGCGCAGGCGCAGGCGGGCTCCCGCCTGCTGCTGGTGTTgtcgctgctgctgctgctgtgCGTGCCCGCCCTCACCACGCTCCGCTACTTGTTCTCCGCGCCGCTCTTCATCATGGCCGCCACCTCCATCATATCTATCACCATACTCAGATATGTTACTTTACAAG GCTGGCAGCACCTGATCCTGGAAGTATGCCTGTCGTCCCCGGCGCTGATGTTCATGTGTTCCCTGGCCCTGAGGCTGAACGCGCAGGTCCTGCCCATCATGTCGCGCTCGGCGGGAAACTACCCTGACCTCACCGTGGCCGCGCTCAATGTGGGCCTAGCTGTACTCGTGGCCGCTACTGTG TCGGGCATCGAACTCCTGTTCTCCCGCAAGCATCTGTGGTTGGTGCTAAGCGGAGTGGGAGCGGTCTGCTTCGTGCTCATGTTCATACCGTTCAGTCCCTACGATGAGGACGGCATCTCGCTACAGAGGCATTACTGGTTT CACTCCGAGATCGTATCGTACGACATATCCGGCAACACGACGTCCCGTACATCGGGCATCGTGGTGAGCAAGCACGACCCCTACACGTCTGAGCGCGTGGGgcccgcgctggccgccgccggGGTACACCTGGTCAGCAGGGACGACTTCCAGGCAGACTGCGAGGAGTTGGTGTACTGCGGACTGCCGCTCTTCAGGACTAGCTTTGGGAGATATCT TAAACACGCTTTGTTCCTGTACACGGGCGGGCCGGCGCCGTTCTCTCCGCCGGCCGCCTTCACCACGCTCTCGCGGGAGTGCGTCGGGGACACTTGTAGCTTCAGCTTCCTACTCACTG GCGCTAACCACAACCTGGTGACCCTGTGGCCGCTGCCCGGCGTGTCTGTGACGTCATGGTCCCTGTCGAGTGCTCCGTCCCGCTCGCACTCGCAGCGCGGCCGCCCCGTGTATGTGCTGTACCACTCTACCGCCACCTACAGCGGGGAGCCCGTCTCGATGGttataaatgttacttttaat GTGCCACAATCCCAGCAATCTCAGCCGATAGTGGAGGTATCGCACCACTCCCACAAGATCCACCACCCGCAGGACTACACCGACGAGTACCGCAACATACTGCAGGCGATGCCGCGCTACTTCAATATAGCTAGCTTCCTGAGCTTCAGACATAACTATGTGTTCTAA
- the LOC113499236 gene encoding endoplasmic reticulum metallopeptidase 1-like isoform X3 encodes MSANEDKPNFSRNRGISAVPSTLLIVVLGVYLLLGYFTQLVEDSMPSVVRESSVARDDSITFSEEVAYRHLLRIVGDEPRVAGTLYHLNKTHDMKAIVDEVALQANQVVRTDWQFASGDYFHNSSASFVNIYQNASNIVALLEGESGFLPNGTIGSSILVNCHYDSVPYALGASDNAAFCAIMVETLTKMSRSKQKLKHNVVFLFNGAEENGLQASHAFLQHPWAEGVTAVINLDAAGMNGKPTIFQATDPRVLNAYSRSVPRPNAQGLAEFMFYSGIIPSDTDFRIWREFGNIQGIDIAFVKWAHVYHTRNDRPELLLPGVLQNAGDMLLALASRLADTPAMRDKVESTSEVYYDYLNVFLVSYSFPVSYAVDICIALFGLASVGYYVWLVGARKSTLVKLSYAAGGRLVSLLGGVLLVAVLVPLMILTTVQMRYLTQAWLVVPLYWLPYLLGALAAAQALDAWSQARGQHAQAHLLNVLLQHSSGLSRSLRCAQAQAGSRLLLVLSLLLLLCVPALTTLRYLFSAPLFIMAATSIISITILRYVTLQGWQHLILEVCLSSPALMFMCSLALRLNAQVLPIMSRSAGNYPDLTVAALNVGLAVLVAATVSGIELLFSRKHLWLVLSGVGAVCFVLMFIPFSPYDEDGISLQRHYWFHSEIVSYDISGNTTSRTSGIVVSKHDPYTSERVGPALAAAGVHLVSRDDFQADCEELVYCGLPLFRTSFGRYLKHALFLYTGGPAPFSPPAAFTTLSRECVGDTCSFSFLLTGANHNLVTLWPLPGVSVTSWSLSSAPSRSHSQRGRPVYVLYHSTATYSGEPVSMVINVTFNVPQSQQSQPIVEVSHHSHKIHHPQDYTDEYRNILQAMPRYFNIASFLSFRHNYVF; translated from the exons GTACCTAGCACATTATTGATAGTCGTCCTCGGCGTCTACCTGCTGCTGGGCTACTTCACTCAGCTGGTGGAAGACAGCATGCCCAGTGTCGTGCGAGAGTCCAGCGTGGCCAGAGAT GACTCGATCACATTCAGTGAGGAGGTTGCCTACCGCCACCTGCTCCGCATAGTGGGTGACGAGCCGCGAGTCGCGGGCACCTTGTACCATCTGAACAAGACACACGACATGAAGGCTATTGTCGATGAGGTCGCACTCCAGGCCAACCAGGTTGTGAGGACTGACTGGCAGTTTGCTAGTG GTGACTACTTCCACAATTCATCGGCATCCTTCGTCAACATATACCAGAATGCGTCCAACATTGTAGCGTTGTTAGAGGGAGAGAGCGGATTCCTGCCAAATGGGACAATAGGCAGCTCTATACTAGTCAACTGTCATTACGATTCTGTACCTTATGCTCTAG GTGCGTCAGATAACGCGGCGTTCTGCGCTATCATGGTGGAGACTCTGACTAAGATGTCTCGTAGCAAGCAGAAACTGAAACATAATGTAGTGTTCCTGTTTAACGGGGCCGAGGAGAACGGTCTACAG GCTAGTCACGCCTTCCTCCAACACCCGTGGGCGGAGGGAGTGACCGCGGTCATCAATCTGGACGCCGCGGGGATGAATGGGAAACCTACTATATTCCAG GCAACGGATCCTAGAGTACTAAACGCCTACAGCCGCTCGGTCCCGCGGCCGAACGCGCAGGGCCTGGCCGAGTTCATGTTCTACAGCGGGATCATACCCTCGGACACGGACTTCCGGATCTGGCGGGAGTTTGGAAACATACAAG GTATCGACATAGCGTTCGTGAAATGGGCTCACGTGTACCACACGCGCAACGACCGGCCCGAGCTCCTGCTGCCCGGAGTGCTGCAGAACGCGGGCGACATGCTGCTGGCGCTCGCCTCGCGCCTGGCCGACACGCCGGCCATGCGGGACAAG GTGGAGTCGACCTCTGAAGTGTACTACGACTACCTGAACGTGTTCCTGGTGTCGTACTCGTTCCCGGTCTCCTACGCCGTCGACATATGTATCGCACTGTTCGGACTCGCCAGCGTCGGCTACTACGTGTGGCTGGTTGGTGCCA GAAAGTCAACGCTAGTGAAGTTGTCGTACGCGGCGGGCGGGCGGCTGGTGTCGCTGCTGGGCGGAGTGCTGCTGGTGGCGGTCCTGGTGCCGCTCATGATCCTCACCACTGTGCAGATGCG TTACCTGACGCAGGCGTGGCTGGTGGTCCCGCTGTACTGGCTGCCCTACCTGCTGGGCGCGCTGGCGGCCGCGCAGGCGCTGGACGCCTGGAGCCAGGCGCGCGGACAACACGCGCAGGCGCATCTGCTCAACGTTCTGCTGCAACACTCC AGCGGTCTGTCCCGCTCGCTCCGCTGCGCGCAGGCGCAGGCGGGCTCCCGCCTGCTGCTGGTGTTgtcgctgctgctgctgctgtgCGTGCCCGCCCTCACCACGCTCCGCTACTTGTTCTCCGCGCCGCTCTTCATCATGGCCGCCACCTCCATCATATCTATCACCATACTCAGATATGTTACTTTACAAG GCTGGCAGCACCTGATCCTGGAAGTATGCCTGTCGTCCCCGGCGCTGATGTTCATGTGTTCCCTGGCCCTGAGGCTGAACGCGCAGGTCCTGCCCATCATGTCGCGCTCGGCGGGAAACTACCCTGACCTCACCGTGGCCGCGCTCAATGTGGGCCTAGCTGTACTCGTGGCCGCTACTGTG TCGGGCATCGAACTCCTGTTCTCCCGCAAGCATCTGTGGTTGGTGCTAAGCGGAGTGGGAGCGGTCTGCTTCGTGCTCATGTTCATACCGTTCAGTCCCTACGATGAGGACGGCATCTCGCTACAGAGGCATTACTGGTTT CACTCCGAGATCGTATCGTACGACATATCCGGCAACACGACGTCCCGTACATCGGGCATCGTGGTGAGCAAGCACGACCCCTACACGTCTGAGCGCGTGGGgcccgcgctggccgccgccggGGTACACCTGGTCAGCAGGGACGACTTCCAGGCAGACTGCGAGGAGTTGGTGTACTGCGGACTGCCGCTCTTCAGGACTAGCTTTGGGAGATATCT TAAACACGCTTTGTTCCTGTACACGGGCGGGCCGGCGCCGTTCTCTCCGCCGGCCGCCTTCACCACGCTCTCGCGGGAGTGCGTCGGGGACACTTGTAGCTTCAGCTTCCTACTCACTG GCGCTAACCACAACCTGGTGACCCTGTGGCCGCTGCCCGGCGTGTCTGTGACGTCATGGTCCCTGTCGAGTGCTCCGTCCCGCTCGCACTCGCAGCGCGGCCGCCCCGTGTATGTGCTGTACCACTCTACCGCCACCTACAGCGGGGAGCCCGTCTCGATGGttataaatgttacttttaat GTGCCACAATCCCAGCAATCTCAGCCGATAGTGGAGGTATCGCACCACTCCCACAAGATCCACCACCCGCAGGACTACACCGACGAGTACCGCAACATACTGCAGGCGATGCCGCGCTACTTCAATATAGCTAGCTTCCTGAGCTTCAGACATAACTATGTGTTCTAA
- the LOC113499236 gene encoding endoplasmic reticulum metallopeptidase 1-like isoform X1, producing the protein MSANEDKPNFSRNRGISADLSVDYSGVPTAEIDDEREEKPWQRVIYQISRKGKHLYEPVKSVPSTLLIVVLGVYLLLGYFTQLVEDSMPSVVRESSVARDDSITFSEEVAYRHLLRIVGDEPRVAGTLYHLNKTHDMKAIVDEVALQANQVVRTDWQFASGDYFHNSSASFVNIYQNASNIVALLEGESGFLPNGTIGSSILVNCHYDSVPYALGASDNAAFCAIMVETLTKMSRSKQKLKHNVVFLFNGAEENGLQASHAFLQHPWAEGVTAVINLDAAGMNGKPTIFQATDPRVLNAYSRSVPRPNAQGLAEFMFYSGIIPSDTDFRIWREFGNIQGIDIAFVKWAHVYHTRNDRPELLLPGVLQNAGDMLLALASRLADTPAMRDKVESTSEVYYDYLNVFLVSYSFPVSYAVDICIALFGLASVGYYVWLVGARKSTLVKLSYAAGGRLVSLLGGVLLVAVLVPLMILTTVQMRYLTQAWLVVPLYWLPYLLGALAAAQALDAWSQARGQHAQAHLLNVLLQHSSGLSRSLRCAQAQAGSRLLLVLSLLLLLCVPALTTLRYLFSAPLFIMAATSIISITILRYVTLQGWQHLILEVCLSSPALMFMCSLALRLNAQVLPIMSRSAGNYPDLTVAALNVGLAVLVAATVSGIELLFSRKHLWLVLSGVGAVCFVLMFIPFSPYDEDGISLQRHYWFHSEIVSYDISGNTTSRTSGIVVSKHDPYTSERVGPALAAAGVHLVSRDDFQADCEELVYCGLPLFRTSFGRYLKHALFLYTGGPAPFSPPAAFTTLSRECVGDTCSFSFLLTGANHNLVTLWPLPGVSVTSWSLSSAPSRSHSQRGRPVYVLYHSTATYSGEPVSMVINVTFNVPQSQQSQPIVEVSHHSHKIHHPQDYTDEYRNILQAMPRYFNIASFLSFRHNYVF; encoded by the exons GATTTGAGTGTTGACTACAGTGGTGTGCCGACCGCCGAAATTGATGATGAACGAGAGGAAAAGCCCTGGCAACGG gTGATCTACCAAATAAGTAGGAAAGGCAAGCACTTGTATGAGCCTGTCAAATct GTACCTAGCACATTATTGATAGTCGTCCTCGGCGTCTACCTGCTGCTGGGCTACTTCACTCAGCTGGTGGAAGACAGCATGCCCAGTGTCGTGCGAGAGTCCAGCGTGGCCAGAGAT GACTCGATCACATTCAGTGAGGAGGTTGCCTACCGCCACCTGCTCCGCATAGTGGGTGACGAGCCGCGAGTCGCGGGCACCTTGTACCATCTGAACAAGACACACGACATGAAGGCTATTGTCGATGAGGTCGCACTCCAGGCCAACCAGGTTGTGAGGACTGACTGGCAGTTTGCTAGTG GTGACTACTTCCACAATTCATCGGCATCCTTCGTCAACATATACCAGAATGCGTCCAACATTGTAGCGTTGTTAGAGGGAGAGAGCGGATTCCTGCCAAATGGGACAATAGGCAGCTCTATACTAGTCAACTGTCATTACGATTCTGTACCTTATGCTCTAG GTGCGTCAGATAACGCGGCGTTCTGCGCTATCATGGTGGAGACTCTGACTAAGATGTCTCGTAGCAAGCAGAAACTGAAACATAATGTAGTGTTCCTGTTTAACGGGGCCGAGGAGAACGGTCTACAG GCTAGTCACGCCTTCCTCCAACACCCGTGGGCGGAGGGAGTGACCGCGGTCATCAATCTGGACGCCGCGGGGATGAATGGGAAACCTACTATATTCCAG GCAACGGATCCTAGAGTACTAAACGCCTACAGCCGCTCGGTCCCGCGGCCGAACGCGCAGGGCCTGGCCGAGTTCATGTTCTACAGCGGGATCATACCCTCGGACACGGACTTCCGGATCTGGCGGGAGTTTGGAAACATACAAG GTATCGACATAGCGTTCGTGAAATGGGCTCACGTGTACCACACGCGCAACGACCGGCCCGAGCTCCTGCTGCCCGGAGTGCTGCAGAACGCGGGCGACATGCTGCTGGCGCTCGCCTCGCGCCTGGCCGACACGCCGGCCATGCGGGACAAG GTGGAGTCGACCTCTGAAGTGTACTACGACTACCTGAACGTGTTCCTGGTGTCGTACTCGTTCCCGGTCTCCTACGCCGTCGACATATGTATCGCACTGTTCGGACTCGCCAGCGTCGGCTACTACGTGTGGCTGGTTGGTGCCA GAAAGTCAACGCTAGTGAAGTTGTCGTACGCGGCGGGCGGGCGGCTGGTGTCGCTGCTGGGCGGAGTGCTGCTGGTGGCGGTCCTGGTGCCGCTCATGATCCTCACCACTGTGCAGATGCG TTACCTGACGCAGGCGTGGCTGGTGGTCCCGCTGTACTGGCTGCCCTACCTGCTGGGCGCGCTGGCGGCCGCGCAGGCGCTGGACGCCTGGAGCCAGGCGCGCGGACAACACGCGCAGGCGCATCTGCTCAACGTTCTGCTGCAACACTCC AGCGGTCTGTCCCGCTCGCTCCGCTGCGCGCAGGCGCAGGCGGGCTCCCGCCTGCTGCTGGTGTTgtcgctgctgctgctgctgtgCGTGCCCGCCCTCACCACGCTCCGCTACTTGTTCTCCGCGCCGCTCTTCATCATGGCCGCCACCTCCATCATATCTATCACCATACTCAGATATGTTACTTTACAAG GCTGGCAGCACCTGATCCTGGAAGTATGCCTGTCGTCCCCGGCGCTGATGTTCATGTGTTCCCTGGCCCTGAGGCTGAACGCGCAGGTCCTGCCCATCATGTCGCGCTCGGCGGGAAACTACCCTGACCTCACCGTGGCCGCGCTCAATGTGGGCCTAGCTGTACTCGTGGCCGCTACTGTG TCGGGCATCGAACTCCTGTTCTCCCGCAAGCATCTGTGGTTGGTGCTAAGCGGAGTGGGAGCGGTCTGCTTCGTGCTCATGTTCATACCGTTCAGTCCCTACGATGAGGACGGCATCTCGCTACAGAGGCATTACTGGTTT CACTCCGAGATCGTATCGTACGACATATCCGGCAACACGACGTCCCGTACATCGGGCATCGTGGTGAGCAAGCACGACCCCTACACGTCTGAGCGCGTGGGgcccgcgctggccgccgccggGGTACACCTGGTCAGCAGGGACGACTTCCAGGCAGACTGCGAGGAGTTGGTGTACTGCGGACTGCCGCTCTTCAGGACTAGCTTTGGGAGATATCT TAAACACGCTTTGTTCCTGTACACGGGCGGGCCGGCGCCGTTCTCTCCGCCGGCCGCCTTCACCACGCTCTCGCGGGAGTGCGTCGGGGACACTTGTAGCTTCAGCTTCCTACTCACTG GCGCTAACCACAACCTGGTGACCCTGTGGCCGCTGCCCGGCGTGTCTGTGACGTCATGGTCCCTGTCGAGTGCTCCGTCCCGCTCGCACTCGCAGCGCGGCCGCCCCGTGTATGTGCTGTACCACTCTACCGCCACCTACAGCGGGGAGCCCGTCTCGATGGttataaatgttacttttaat GTGCCACAATCCCAGCAATCTCAGCCGATAGTGGAGGTATCGCACCACTCCCACAAGATCCACCACCCGCAGGACTACACCGACGAGTACCGCAACATACTGCAGGCGATGCCGCGCTACTTCAATATAGCTAGCTTCCTGAGCTTCAGACATAACTATGTGTTCTAA